One window of the Rosa rugosa chromosome 3, drRosRugo1.1, whole genome shotgun sequence genome contains the following:
- the LOC133738492 gene encoding protein DETOXIFICATION 54: protein MATEKDQDFFSHKHPSASQVMEEVRELWGMALPITAMNCLVFVRAAVSVVFLGRLGSLELAGGALSIGFTNITGYSVMVGLASGLEPVCSQAYGNKNWDLLTRSLQRMVLILILAALPISMLWLNLERIMVFAGQDKAITGMAATYCLYSLPDLLTNTLLQPLRVFLRSQKVTKPQMYCSLVAVAFHVPLNLVLVRMMGLGVPGVAVASVLTNLNMVVLMAGYVWWGKGMTMMRWTAGIGEVCGGLGPLLKLAVPSCLGICLEWWWYEIVIIMAGYLPNPTLAVAATGILIQTTSMMYTVPMALAGCVSARVGNELGAGKPYKAKLAAMVALGCAFVIGIINVTWTVILRQRWAGLFTQDKLVKLLVASVMPIMGLCELGNCPQTTGCGILRGTARPAVGARINLGSFYFVGTPVAVGLAFWLKIGFAGLWFGLLSAQVACAVSILYVVLVKTDWEAEALKAKMLTGVEMVVCNEKDDEENKGLLKNENHGDHSNIDEFI from the exons ATGGCAACTGAGAAAGACCAAGATTTCTTCTCCCACAAGCACCCTTCTGCTTCTCAG GTAATGGAAGAAGTTCGAGAGCTCTGGGGCATGGCCCTTCCCATAACGGCCATGAACTGTCTGGTGTTCGTCCGAGCCGCGGTGTCGGTCGTATTCCTGGGCCGTCTCGGCAGCCTGGAGCTCGCGGGAGGCGCCCTCTCCATCGGGTTCACCAACATCACCGGCTACTCTGTCATGGTCGGCCTCGCCTCGGGCCTCGAACCCGTCTGCAGCCAAGCCTACGGCAACAAGAACTGGGACCTCCTCACTCGCTCCCTGCAGCGCATggtcctcatcctcatcctcgcAGCGTTACCCATCTCCATGTTGTGGCTGAATCTCGAGAGGATCATGGTTTTCGCGGGGCAGGACAAAGCGATCACGGGCATGGCGGCCACGTACTGCCTCTACTCTCTGCCGGACCTGTTGACGAACACGTTGCTGCAGCCGCTGCGGGTGTTCCTGAGGTCGCAGAAGGTGACGAAGCCGCAGATGTACTGCTCCCTGGTGGCAGTGGCGTTCCACGTGCCGCTGAACCTGGTGCTGGTGAGGATGATGGGGCTGGGAGTCCCCGGCGTGGCGGTGGCGTCGGTGCTGACGAATCTCAACATGGTGGTGCTCATGGCGGGATACGTGTGGTGGGGGAAGGGGATGACGATGATGAGATGGACGGCTGGGATTGGAGAGGTGTGTGGTGGACTTGGCCCACTGTTGAAGCTGGCAGTGCCGAGCTGCTTGGGAATATGTTTGGAGTGGTGGTGGTATGAGATTGTGATAATCATGGCTGGTTATTTGCCTAATCCAACTCTAGCCGTCGCCGCCACCGGGATTCTTATTCAGACCACATCCATGATGTACACTGTGCCCATGGCCCTAGCTGGCTGTGTTTCCGCCAGA GTTGGGAACGAGCTCGGAGCTGGGAAGCCATATAAGGCCAAGCTTGCAGCGATGGTTGCTTTGGGATGTGCATTTGTGATTGGCATCATCAATGTAACATGGACGGTGATTCTTAGGCAGAGGTGGGCTGGCCTGTTCACCCAGGACAAGCTTGTCAAACTTTTGGTTGCATCAGTTATGCCAATTATGGGGCTCTGTGAGTTAGGTAACTGCCCCCAAACAACTGGCTGCGGCATCCTACGCGGCACCGCACGCCCTGCCGTGGGTGCCCGTATCAACTTGGGTTCTTTCTATTTTGTGGGCACTCCTGTAGCTGTTGGACTTGCTTTCTGGCTCAAGATTGGGTTCGCCGGGCTTTGGTTTGGTTTGTTGTCTGCACAGGTAGCTTGTGCTGTGTCTATTCTCTATGTGGTGCTGGTGAAGACTGATTGGGAGGCTGAGGCTTTGAAGGCCAAGATGCTGACTGGCGTAGAAATGGTTGTATGCAATGAGAAAGATGATGAAGAAAACAAGggcttattgaagaatgaaaaccATGGTGATCACAGTAACATAGATGAATTCATTTAG